From the genome of Caldisericaceae bacterium, one region includes:
- a CDS encoding type III pantothenate kinase has protein sequence MIITIDVGNTNIVFGFFENHSLKETLRLATDSGRTSDEYRLIISQFINEEKLNKDIEAFSISSVVPPLVPVFRAVSRKMCKKDPLIVSSELPIDIKFDVDAPKLVGADRICNIFEGSKTFPNENVIVVDFGTATTFSVITKDRRFIGGPITIGILPASIELFRRTAQLPRIELKQPKSFIGKNTVEEMQSGIINGFGGMVDRMVELIETELNEPAVVIATGGISHLMQGISKRINIYDQMLTTKGLFSIYEFVTNNL, from the coding sequence ATGATTATAACAATAGATGTTGGAAATACAAACATAGTGTTCGGTTTTTTTGAGAATCATTCCCTCAAAGAAACCTTAAGGTTAGCTACTGATAGCGGGAGAACATCTGATGAATACCGCCTCATAATATCACAGTTCATTAACGAAGAAAAACTCAACAAAGATATCGAAGCTTTTTCAATTTCATCAGTTGTGCCACCGCTCGTTCCGGTCTTTAGGGCTGTTTCAAGAAAAATGTGTAAAAAAGACCCTTTGATAGTGTCTTCTGAACTTCCTATTGATATAAAGTTTGACGTTGACGCGCCAAAACTTGTTGGCGCAGATAGAATCTGTAATATTTTTGAAGGTAGTAAAACTTTTCCTAATGAAAATGTTATTGTAGTAGATTTTGGCACTGCAACAACTTTCTCTGTAATAACAAAAGACAGAAGATTTATTGGGGGACCAATAACAATCGGGATCCTACCTGCTTCAATAGAACTATTTAGAAGAACAGCGCAACTACCAAGAATTGAGCTAAAGCAGCCAAAATCTTTTATCGGCAAAAATACTGTAGAAGAAATGCAATCGGGCATAATAAACGGATTTGGTGGAATGGTTGATAGAATGGTAGAACTAATAGAAACAGAACTAAACGAACCTGCTGTAGTTATAGCAACTGGTGGAATATCCCATTTAATGCAAGGCATATCTAAGAGAATAAATATTTACGACCAGATGCTTACAACAAAAGG